DNA from Ananas comosus cultivar F153 linkage group 12, ASM154086v1, whole genome shotgun sequence:
tgatttttttccaCTTCTGAATCTGATTCCTTTTTGGTGTATGAACTTCGTTTGCTTTTGAATGCAGGGAGCGACGATAGCCGATCTTTCGATCTCTATAACACCCTGCGAGAATTATCAGCTACCTCCCGAAGCTTACGCACAAATAACGGTAACTCGCGATCTTTAGCTTTCGTGTTCATAAATGATTTTAGTATGAATCCATGTCGACATACATACTACATACATACGTAAATGCGCAGAGTAAAATGGACTGACACTTCTCGAGCTTACATtagagttttaatttgattttaaaggTAAAAACGTACAGAAATTGTCTGAATTATAGATCTTTTCGAGTTGGTTATTCAATatgtcaaattttttattttacaatttgaatCGGTCAACGgcatattaatttcaaaatttgagcgctttgtttatctttatagatttagttagtatactttatacAATTTTCGTAACTATAAAGTAAAGTAAGAGttgttagcttaaattttaaaattaaaataccgtTGGCCgactaaattaaatcaaataaattaaaagattgaataataatattaaaattttaaaagtttggatAGCTGATTTAAAATGATCATTGTTTATATAAGTTCGGTACGCTTTtacctaaaataaaataagataaaaatccTGAGTTTTTCTAGTCTTGATATTGGTTTATCACCTGTTTAAAGTGTTAAAAAATTGGTACCTTCGAACAAAATTCCTCTGTTGAAATGGATGGAAATGTATGAATAAGCAGGAGCGTGATCCCCGAAAAATAAGAGCTTGTTTGGTTTCATTTCTGCTTCATATTTTACCCGACTTGTtgataacgaaaaaaataaaataaaataaaatcttctGTTACATAGGAAAGTAGAAATGAGATTCCGAGCCATAAAAGCAGAAGCTTAGAGATAAATTCAATAGTTAAAATGTAATATACCATTTTGAccgccaaaatttaaatttttagtaccCAAGTGCAAGTACCAAATATAGCTTAAACTGTATCAAAATGTTGGCTCAACTCAGTTAAACTctctcatgcatgcatgtgtggTCTAGCAAAAAGAAGGGAAGCTCTCGGCAACCGCGGAATCCGCGGTGCGGAAGGCGGAGGAGGTGGTGAGCACGATGCTGGCGAAGAGCTTCGCCGCCGGCAAGGACGCGCTCCGGCACGCCCGCTCCTTCGACGAGCGCCACCGCCTCCTCTCCAGCGCGTCCGCCACCGCCGCGTCCCTCGACCGCCGCATGGGCCTGACCGACAAGTTCAGCACGGGCACGGCCGTCGTCGGCAGCAAGGTCAGAGAGGTCGGCGGCCAGCTCGGGGTGTCGGAGAAGGCGCGGTCGGcgatcgccgccgccgagcaGACGGCCGCGGCTGTCATGGGCAGCCGGTACGTGTCGGCGGGGGCGGCGTGGGTGTCCGGCGCGATCGGGGCGGTGGCGAGGACGGCGGGGGAGGTCGGATCAATGACTagggagaaggtggagaaagCCGAGGTGCAGAGGAGGGAAACATGAGTTCAATTTTCTTCCATCTCCTTAAATTACGC
Protein-coding regions in this window:
- the LOC109718903 gene encoding binding partner of ACD11 1-like → MEVPAVDQNNLKKGGEDPPPSTVTPNWTIDVSDVRTVKVSNVSLVASEIDIREFFSFSGDVEYVETRRIESERSQIAYVTFKDSQGADTALLLSGATIADLSISITPCENYQLPPEAYAQITQKEGKLSATAESAVRKAEEVVSTMLAKSFAAGKDALRHARSFDERHRLLSSASATAASLDRRMGLTDKFSTGTAVVGSKVREVGGQLGVSEKARSAIAAAEQTAAAVMGSRYVSAGAAWVSGAIGAVARTAGEVGSMTREKVEKAEVQRRET